DNA from Armatimonadota bacterium:
CGAACCGTCGTCTGCTCGTCGAGTTCAGGCACAGAGACGCACGTGTGGCTCGCGTTCTGCGCCAGCGACCGCTCGTAACCGCGCAACGGGTGGTCGGAAAGGTACACCCCCATCACCTCCTTCTCGAGCGCCAAAAGCTGCGACTTCTCGAACGGCTCCATGACGGGCAGTTGCGGATAGGCGAGCTTATCCTCGGCCGGCCCGCCGCCGAAGAGGTTGTCCTGACCGGCGAGTTTCTCCTTGAGGTTGATGTCGGCGAACGCGAGCGCCCCTTCCAAGTTGTCGAGCAGCACGGCCCGGTTGGTCTCGATCTGGTCGAGCGCCCCCGCCTTGACCAGCGCTTCCAGCGCGACCTTGTTGAGCCCGAACGGTCGCATCCGCTCGGCGAACTCGTAGAAGTGCTCCGAAGGCTTCTTCGTCCGCTCTTCGATGATCCGCCGCACGAGCCCTTCGCCGACGCCTTTGATCGCGGCGAGCCCGAACCGGACCGCTTTCGTCCCGTCCGCTGTCCGCTCGATGGAGAAGTCGGCGAGCGAGCGGTTGACGCACGGCTGCAGCACCGCGATCTTCTGCCGGCGGCACTCGTCGATGAAGTTCGTGACGCGGTCTTCCTTGTCCCGGTAGACCGCCATCAGCGCGGCCATGTACTCCACGGGATAGTTCGCCTTCAGGTACGCCGTCTGGTAGGCGAGGATCGCATAGCACACCGCGTGCGCCTTGTTGAAGGCGTAGCCCGCGAAGGGAAGGAGCAGCTCCCAGATCCGCTTCGCGACTGCCTCGCTGACGCCGTGCGCGGCGCAGCCCTCCATGAACTCGGCCTTCATGGACTCCATGACCGCGAGGTCCTTCTTGCCCATCGCTTTGCGGAGGATGTCGGCCTTGCCGAGGCTGAACCCGGCGAGCGCCTGCACGACCTTGAGGACCTGGTCCTGGTAGACGATGACGCCGTAGGTCTCTTCGAGCAGCGGGCGCATGCGCTCGTCGAGGTATTCGATCGGCCGGCGCCCGAACTTGCAGTCGATGTACTTCGGGATGTGCTCCA
Protein-coding regions in this window:
- the dnaE gene encoding DNA polymerase III subunit alpha, yielding RPETSEARPEPSEARPETSGARPEAPGLPSLGQVSTCFPTRVEDIPPDDPKTYEMLSRGETVGVFQLESGGMKRNIMELKPKDVRELAAMVALYRPGPMEHIPKYIDCKFGRRPIEYLDERMRPLLEETYGVIVYQDQVLKVVQALAGFSLGKADILRKAMGKKDLAVMESMKAEFMEGCAAHGVSEAVAKRIWELLLPFAGYAFNKAHAVCYAILAYQTAYLKANYPVEYMAALMAVYRDKEDRVTNFIDECRRQKIAVLQPCVNRSLADFSIERTADGTKAVRFGLAAIKGVGEGLVRRIIEERTKKPSEHFYEFAERMRPFGLNKVALEALVKAGALDQIETNRAVLLDNLEGALAFADINLKEKLAGQDNLFGGGPAEDKLAYPQLPVMEPFEKSQLLALEKEVMGVYLSDHPLRGYERSLAQNASHTCVSVPELDEQTTVRLAGVVANVREIVTRSRGERMASIVLEDLSGQIPCTLFPATYAKFKGLVQKDSVVRLKGTVSHRDRPGSGGEKQIEVLVDEMAFLPAPDNLGPVDEAVEGTVFVRITRAKKAQLEVLKKLIESFPGSYEVAVQVVAQGTEMPQILVHRIDPCEEFLVQAARAVPEATIETVTYDHNRAQRAQAAVAVAATVR